In a genomic window of Alphaproteobacteria bacterium:
- a CDS encoding stimulus-sensing domain-containing protein: MTKSKPSTESDTESKKPSRWVRIGQRDGEIEQLLDFYWGGTEGRITGLTLRIIAVNAIALLSLMLGVLYLGEYQNRLIQSKLEIFETEIFLITAAVSEGSLQREGLSEPVVLKDNVKRIVAVFGATLGKRIRVFDAAGELIADSKILLAEGGVEPIIKVEREEEEVWQSIEMLKRVGAFLVSLLPEYNPLPLYRDDESNSAENYENVMESFHSKMSLSAWRNAEGSILLSAAMPIKSNNKVVGAVYLVSEGKDIRKALGDAWFDILKVFLATLVFTVLLSIYLSGVIARPLRRLADAADKVRKGKIRGDQIPDMSGRKDEIGELSIALGDMTHALIEKMDAMESFASDVAHEIKNPLSSLKSAVESAAVVKKKEDQDKLLAIILHDIERLDRLISDISAASRLEAELSRESFEKVEIRALLRRLLDLYKNPLDRSKNRADPDTAIKDGVMIMLDYPYEEDTFVSGSEGRLGQVFSNIISNALTFTPVKSILKIKVEKKKNRVSIAFEDEGPGIPDNKLKTVFDRFYSERPREQYGKHSGLGLSICKQVIEAHNGLIFAENIKNRQGKISGARFTVVLNVAEGE; this comes from the coding sequence TTGACCAAATCGAAACCCTCTACGGAGTCGGATACCGAATCAAAGAAGCCTAGCCGGTGGGTCAGGATCGGCCAGCGCGACGGTGAAATTGAGCAGCTTCTGGATTTTTACTGGGGCGGGACGGAAGGCCGGATCACCGGACTGACCCTTCGAATTATCGCCGTCAATGCGATTGCTTTGCTTAGTCTGATGCTGGGTGTTCTTTATCTTGGCGAATATCAAAACCGCTTGATTCAATCCAAGCTGGAAATTTTCGAGACCGAGATTTTTCTTATTACGGCGGCGGTTTCAGAGGGGAGCTTACAAAGAGAGGGACTTTCCGAGCCGGTTGTTCTTAAGGATAATGTCAAGAGAATTGTGGCTGTTTTCGGAGCGACTCTTGGTAAGCGTATCCGGGTGTTTGATGCTGCCGGAGAACTTATCGCCGATTCCAAAATCCTTCTTGCCGAGGGGGGCGTGGAGCCGATTATCAAAGTTGAGAGGGAGGAGGAGGAAGTATGGCAAAGTATTGAAATGCTCAAAAGAGTTGGAGCGTTTCTTGTCTCGCTTTTACCGGAATACAATCCTCTTCCGCTCTATCGTGACGACGAGTCCAATAGCGCAGAAAATTACGAAAATGTCATGGAGTCTTTCCACAGTAAAATGAGCCTTTCCGCTTGGCGAAATGCGGAAGGCTCCATTCTCCTGTCCGCCGCGATGCCCATCAAGTCAAACAATAAGGTTGTCGGGGCCGTTTATCTGGTGAGCGAAGGCAAGGATATCCGCAAAGCGCTGGGCGATGCCTGGTTCGATATTCTCAAGGTTTTTCTTGCGACCCTGGTTTTTACCGTTTTGCTTTCGATCTATCTTTCCGGTGTTATCGCCCGGCCTTTGCGGCGGTTGGCGGATGCTGCTGATAAGGTCCGCAAGGGAAAAATCAGGGGCGACCAGATTCCCGACATGAGTGGGCGCAAGGATGAAATCGGCGAGCTTTCCATTGCCCTTGGCGATATGACCCATGCGCTGATCGAGAAAATGGACGCCATGGAAAGCTTTGCGTCCGATGTCGCGCACGAAATCAAGAATCCGCTCTCGTCGCTTAAGAGCGCGGTCGAATCTGCTGCGGTCGTCAAGAAGAAGGAGGATCAGGACAAACTGCTGGCGATTATTTTGCACGATATCGAACGTCTGGACCGTCTGATTTCTGACATTTCCGCCGCATCCCGGCTTGAGGCGGAACTTTCCCGAGAGTCTTTCGAGAAGGTTGAAATCCGCGCCTTGCTGCGGCGGTTGCTGGATCTTTACAAGAACCCGCTCGACCGCAGCAAAAACCGCGCCGATCCCGATACGGCGATCAAAGACGGGGTCATGATCATGCTGGATTACCCCTATGAGGAGGATACGTTCGTTTCGGGCAGCGAGGGGCGGCTGGGGCAGGTGTTCAGCAACATCATTTCCAATGCGCTGACTTTTACTCCGGTCAAGAGCATCCTCAAGATCAAGGTGGAGAAGAAAAAGAACCGGGTGAGCATCGCTTTTGAAGATGAGGGGCCGGGGATTCCCGATAACAAGCTCAAGACGGTTTTCGACCGTTTTTATTCTGAACGGCCGCGGGAGCAGTATGGGAAACATTCCGGACTCGGTCTTTCGATCTGCAAGCAGGTCATCGAGGCGCATAACGGGTTGATTTTTGCCGAGAATATCAAGAACCGGCAGGGAAAAATCTCAGGAGCGCGGTTCACCGTGGTTCTTAATGTTGCGGAGGGCGAATGA
- the rapZ gene encoding RNase adapter RapZ: protein MSANPLIVTGFSGAGMSSVLKTLEDFHFEVFDNFPLALVDSLLEQAGQNNRPPLRIAIGIDTRTWGFSASAVLDLVKRSQGRLLFVTCDEAVLQKRFNETRRRHPLAKDRPVKYGIELEKKLLAGLKTNADILIDSSELSVHDLRHLLEGHFRDHSAEKMTVTLMSFGFRHGVPREADIVMDVRFLKNPHWDEGLKPMSGLDAAVGEYIRMDTDYEEFVSKFKGLLETLLPRYAREGKYYLTVAVGCTGGRHRSVFVVQELAAWLKAQKMQVFIENRDLTEG from the coding sequence ATGAGCGCGAATCCGCTGATCGTGACCGGATTTTCCGGGGCCGGCATGAGTTCGGTTTTGAAAACGCTTGAGGATTTTCATTTCGAAGTGTTTGACAATTTTCCACTGGCTCTTGTGGATTCGCTTCTTGAACAGGCGGGGCAGAATAACCGCCCGCCCTTGCGGATCGCCATCGGGATCGACACGCGCACATGGGGTTTTTCGGCTTCGGCGGTTCTGGATCTGGTCAAGCGTTCGCAGGGGCGGCTTTTGTTTGTGACCTGCGATGAGGCGGTTCTGCAGAAGCGGTTCAACGAGACACGGCGGCGGCATCCGCTGGCCAAGGACCGGCCGGTGAAATACGGGATCGAACTTGAGAAGAAGCTTCTAGCCGGGTTGAAGACAAACGCCGATATCCTGATCGATTCGAGCGAATTGTCGGTCCATGATCTGCGGCATCTGCTGGAGGGGCATTTCCGCGACCACAGCGCGGAAAAGATGACCGTCACCCTGATGTCGTTCGGGTTCCGGCACGGGGTGCCGCGAGAGGCGGATATCGTCATGGATGTGCGTTTTCTAAAAAATCCGCACTGGGATGAGGGGCTGAAACCGATGAGCGGGCTGGATGCGGCGGTGGGGGAGTATATCCGTATGGACACGGATTATGAGGAATTTGTCAGTAAATTCAAAGGATTGCTGGAAACGCTTTTGCCCCGGTATGCGCGGGAAGGGAAGTATTACCTGACGGTGGCCGTGGGTTGCACCGGGGGGCGGCATCGGTCCGTTTTTGTGGTTCAGGAACTGGCCGCGTGGCTTAAAGCGCAGAAGATGCAGGTTTTTATCGAAAACAGGGATTTAACAGAGGGTTAG
- a CDS encoding response regulator transcription factor, with translation MVHKVTLIDDDLNITASVAMVLESEGFNVESYSDGESGLDAVTRKGTDLVVLDIKMPRMDGMEVLKKIREFSEVPVIFLTSKDDEIDQLLGLRMGADDYITKPFSQRLLIERIRVLLRRQDLKKSDGSENNHIVYGDIELDEARHLCTWKKRPVNLTVTEFLLVKSLVTRPGHVRTRDQLIDMAYGENIYVDDRTVDSHIKRIRNKFKKVDDSFDQIETLYGVGYRIKEA, from the coding sequence ATGGTCCATAAAGTTACGCTGATCGACGATGATCTGAATATCACCGCCTCCGTTGCCATGGTGCTGGAGTCCGAGGGGTTTAACGTCGAGAGTTACAGCGACGGGGAATCCGGTCTTGACGCGGTGACGCGCAAGGGGACCGATCTTGTTGTTCTGGATATCAAGATGCCGCGGATGGACGGGATGGAAGTCCTCAAGAAAATCCGCGAGTTTTCCGAAGTTCCGGTGATTTTCCTGACCTCCAAGGATGACGAGATTGACCAGTTGCTGGGTTTACGAATGGGGGCGGATGACTACATCACCAAACCGTTTTCGCAGCGGTTACTGATCGAGCGGATTCGGGTTTTGCTGCGGCGGCAGGATCTTAAAAAATCCGACGGGAGTGAGAACAATCATATTGTTTATGGGGACATAGAACTGGATGAGGCCCGGCACCTGTGCACCTGGAAGAAAAGGCCCGTCAACCTTACGGTCACGGAGTTTCTTCTGGTCAAGTCGCTTGTGACGCGGCCCGGGCATGTGCGGACGAGAGACCAGTTGATTGATATGGCATATGGTGAGAATATCTATGTCGATGACCGGACGGTCGATTCCCATATCAAACGTATCCGGAACAAATTCAAAAAAGTAGACGACAGCTTTGACCAAATCGAAACCCTCTACGGAGTCGGATACCGAATCAAAGAAGCCTAG
- a CDS encoding bifunctional folylpolyglutamate synthase/dihydrofolate synthase — MHQADLRHPRPSLQKKLLALYQLRTGSKVNWDATAYRTLLRDMGEPHKKLPPVIHVAGTNGKGSIVAFLRAMLEAQGYRVHAYTSPHLLRVNERIRLAGEDITDNLLERMIDEVYAQHSLAGLSFFEITTALAFRAFSAVPADVLLLEVGMGGRLDCTNVIEVPLVSVISRISYDHTEFLGGTLADIAAEKGGILKAGRPCVVGAQGPEDDTRGVLGVLETLAGEKSSPLFVYGRDWRSFESGGQMVFEAWGERNVYPSPGLAGAHQILNAGAALMALRVVGDALPVSEEAKAQGLRRVVWPGRMQRLSPVSLGLPEDCEVWLDCGHNDSAGEVLAQQIRKWAADDPKPLHLVLGMLGHKDVRGFLAPFADQIESLTLVRITGEKNILTLQGFQNKAGDLVSSVPVRSFDDLSAAFCALRTEIDGRSRVLIAGSVYLAGGVLDFVQRNPVSTSGV, encoded by the coding sequence ATGCATCAAGCGGATCTCCGGCATCCCCGGCCCAGCCTTCAGAAAAAGCTTCTGGCTCTTTATCAACTCCGCACGGGGTCCAAGGTCAACTGGGATGCCACGGCTTACCGCACTTTGCTGCGCGATATGGGCGAGCCGCACAAAAAACTTCCGCCCGTTATCCATGTCGCCGGAACCAACGGAAAAGGCTCCATCGTCGCTTTTTTGCGGGCCATGCTGGAGGCGCAGGGATACCGCGTCCATGCTTATACCTCGCCGCATTTGCTGCGGGTGAATGAACGAATCCGGCTGGCCGGAGAGGACATTACCGATAATTTGCTTGAGCGGATGATCGATGAGGTTTACGCGCAGCATTCCCTTGCGGGGCTTTCCTTTTTTGAAATAACGACCGCTCTGGCGTTTCGCGCCTTTTCCGCGGTTCCGGCCGATGTTTTACTGCTGGAAGTCGGGATGGGCGGGCGGCTGGATTGCACGAACGTGATCGAAGTCCCTCTGGTCAGTGTGATCAGCCGGATTTCATACGACCATACCGAGTTTCTGGGCGGCACTCTGGCGGATATCGCCGCCGAGAAAGGGGGTATCCTCAAAGCGGGGCGGCCGTGCGTGGTCGGGGCGCAGGGGCCGGAGGACGATACGAGAGGCGTTCTTGGTGTTCTGGAGACGCTCGCGGGAGAAAAGTCTTCGCCGCTTTTCGTTTATGGGCGCGACTGGCGCAGTTTTGAGTCCGGCGGACAGATGGTGTTCGAGGCATGGGGCGAGCGGAATGTTTATCCCTCGCCCGGTCTGGCGGGGGCGCACCAGATTCTGAATGCGGGGGCCGCGCTTATGGCTTTGCGGGTGGTGGGCGATGCACTTCCGGTTTCGGAGGAGGCCAAAGCCCAGGGGTTGCGTCGCGTCGTCTGGCCGGGGCGGATGCAGAGGCTTTCCCCGGTGTCTTTGGGGCTGCCCGAAGATTGCGAAGTGTGGCTGGATTGCGGTCATAATGACAGTGCGGGCGAGGTTTTGGCGCAGCAGATTCGAAAATGGGCCGCCGATGACCCGAAGCCGCTGCATCTGGTTCTGGGGATGCTGGGGCATAAGGATGTACGCGGGTTTCTGGCGCCCTTTGCCGACCAAATCGAGAGTCTCACACTGGTCAGGATTACCGGGGAGAAAAATATCCTGACCCTGCAGGGTTTTCAGAATAAGGCGGGCGACCTTGTTTCCTCCGTGCCGGTGCGTTCGTTCGATGATCTTTCCGCGGCGTTTTGTGCCCTTCGTACAGAGATCGACGGGAGGAGCCGTGTGCTGATTGCCGGGTCGGTCTATCTGGCCGGAGGCGTCCTTGATTTTGTACAACGGAACCCCGTGTCTACAAGCGGGGTTTAA